ATTGGTAACTAACTATTGGTGACTTTTTCTTTGGCAACTTTCTGTTGCTGATTTCATCATTGGTAACTTAATGTTGCTGATTTCATCATTGGTAACTTATTGTTGCTGATTTTATCATTGGTAACTTACTTTTGCTGACTTCTTCATTGATAACTTACTATTGCTGACTCTATCATTGGTAACTTACTATTGCTGACTCTATCATTGATAACTTACTATTGCTGACTCTATCATTGGTTACTTATTGTTGCTGATCTCATCATTGGTACCTTAATGTGCTGACTTCTTCATTGGTAACTTACTATTGCTGACGTCTTCACTGGTAACTTACTGTTGCTGATTTCATCATTGGTATCTTAATGTTGCTGTCTTCTTCATTGGTAACTTACTGTTGCTGACTTCTACATTGGTAACTTACTGCTGCTGAGTTCTTCATTGGTACCTTACTGTTGATAATTTCACCATTGGTACCTTAATGTTGCTTACTTTATCATTGGTAACTTACTGTTGCTGACTTTATCATTGGTAACTTACTATTGCTGACTTTTTCATTGGTAACTTACTGTTGCTGATTTCATCATTGGTACCTTAATGTTGCTGATTTCATCATGGGTAACTTACTGTTGCTGACTTTTTCATTGGCAACTTTCTACTGCTGACTCTATCTTGGCAACAATCTATGGCTGACTCTATCATTGGTTACTTACTGTTGCTGATTTCTTCATTGGTAACTTACTGTTGCTGATTTCTTCATTGGTAACTTACTATTGCGGACTTCATCATTGGTAACTTACTATTGCTGACTTCATCATTGGTAACTTACTATTGCTGACTTCATCATTGGTAACTTACTGTTGCTGACTCCTTCAGTTGTAACTTACTGTTGCTGACTTCTTCATTTGTAACTGACTGTTGCTGACTTCATCATTGGTAACTTACTGTTGCTGATTTTATCATTGGTAACTTACTATTGCTGACTTCATCATTGGTAACTTACTGTTGCTGACTTTATTATTGGTAACTTACTATTGCTGACTTTTTCATTGGCAACTTTCTGTTGCTGATTTCATCATTGGTAATTTAATTTTGCTGATTTCATCAATGGTAACTTACTATTGCTGCCTTTTTCATTGGTAactttttcaacagactgtcggcatcccaatgggaacaaactatgcccctctacttgctgacttgtttctttattattatgaggctaacttcatgcaggaacttttaaggaagaaagataagaagttagcaatatcctttaactctactttccgctatatagatgacgttctttcactaaacaattcaaaatttggtgactatgtggatcgcatctatcccatcgaattggagataaaggatactacagatacagttaagtcggcttcatatcttgacttacatctagaaattgacaatgagggtcggttgaagacaaaactttacgacaaaagagatgatttcagctttccaattgtgaaatttccatttctaagtagcaacattccagcagcacctgcatacggggtatatatctcccaattgatacgatattcccgtgcttgcatttcctatcatgattttcttgatagagggttactgctcacaaggaagctattaatacaagagttccaaatggtgaagttgaaatcatcccttcgtaaattttacggacgccatcacgagttggttgaccgttatggaataaccgtttcacaaatgatgtcggatatgttccttacgtcgtaactacaatccccttccctttcatgaatttgacctaccgaattagactttttaccggatttgtaatcacataagcaacacgacgggtgccgcatgtggagcaggatctgcttacccttccggagcacctgagatcacccctagtttttggtggggtctgtgttgtttattctttagttttctatgttgtgtcatgtgtactattgtttttctgttggtctttttcatttttagccatggcgttgtcagtttgttttagatttacgagtttgactgtccctttggtatctttggttcCTCTTTTACTGTTGCTTTTTTATCATTGGTAACTTACTGTTGCTGACATTATCATTGGTAACTTACTATTGATGACTTTTTCATTGGCAACTTTCTGTTGCTGACTTCTTCATTTGTAACTTACTGTTGCTGACTTTATCATTGGTAATTTACTATTGCTGACTTCATCATTGGTTACTTACTGTTGCTGACATTTTCATTGGTAACTTACTGTTGCTGACTCTATCATTGGTACCTTAATGTTGCTGATTTCATCATTGGTAACTTTCTGTTGCTGACATTTTCATTGGTAACTTACTGTTGCTGACTCTTTCATTGGTTTCTTATTGTTGCTGATTTCATCATTGGTAACTTACTGTTGCTGATTTCATCATTGGTTACTTATTGTTGCTGATTTCATCATTGGTAACTTACTATTGCTGACTTTTTCATTGGTAACTTACTTTTGCTGACTCTATCATTGGTTACTAATTGTTGCTGAATTCATCATTGGTAACTTACTATTGCTGACTTCTTCATTGGTAACTTACTGTTGTTGATTTCATCATTGGTACCTTAATGTTGCTGACTTATTTATTGGTAACTTACTGTTGTTGACTTCTACACTGGTAACCTTACTGTTGCTGACTTATTCATTGGAACCTTACTGTTGCTGATTTCATCATTGGTACCATAATGTTGCTTACTTAATCATTGGTAATTTACTGTTGCTGGCTTTATCATTGGTAACTTACTGTTGCTGACTTCTTCATTGGTAACTTACTATTGCTGACTTCATCATTGGTAACTTACTGTTGCTGATTTATTCATTGGTAACTTACTGTTGCTGACTTCATCATTGGTAACTTGCTGTTGCTGACTTCATCATTGGTAACTTACTGTTGCTGATTTATTCATTGGTAACTTACTGTTGCTGACTTCATCATTGGTAACTTGCTGTTGCTGACTTCTTCATTGGTAACTTGCTGTTGCTGACTTCATCATTGGTAACTTACTGTTGCTGACTTATTCATTGGAACCTTACTGTTGCTGATTTCATCATTGGTACCATAATGTTGCTTACTTAATCATTGGTAATTTACTGTTGCTGGCTTTATCATTGGTAACTTACTGTTGCTGACTTCTTCATTGGTAACTTACTATTGCTTACTTAATCATTGGTAATTTACTGTTGCTGGCTTTATCATTGGTAACTTACTGTTGCTGACTTCTTCATTGGTAACTTACTATTGCTGACTTCATCATTGGTAACTTACTGTTGCTGATTTATTCATTGGTAACTTACTGTTGCTGACTTCATCATTGGTAACTTGCTGTTGCTGACTTCTTCATTGGTAACTTACTGTTGCTGACTTCATCATTTGTAACTTACTATTGCTGACTTCTTCATTGGTAACTTACTATTGCTGACTCTATCATTGGTAACTTACTGTTGCTGATTTCACCATTGGTAACTTACTGTTGCTGATTTCATCATTGGTAACTTACTATTGCTGACTTTATCATTGGTAACTTACTATTGCTGATTTCATCATTGGTAACTTACTGTTGCTGATTTAATCATTGGTGACTTACTGTTGCTGATTTCATCATTGGTACCTTACTGTTGCTGATTTAATCATTAGTAACTTACTGTTGCTGACTTCATCATTGGTAACTTGCTGTTGCTGACTTCATCATTGGCAAATTACTATTGCTGATTTCATCATTGGTAACTTGCTGTTGCTGATTTCATCATTGGTAACTTACTGTTGCTGATTTAATTATTGGTAACTTACTGTTGCTGATTTCATCATTGGTACCTTACTGTTGCTGATTTAATCATTGGTAATTTACTGTTGCTGACTTCATCATTGGTAACTTGCTGTTGCTGACTTCATCATTGGCAAATTACTATTGCTGATTTCATCATTGGTACCTTACTGTTGCTGATTTAATCATTGGTAACTTACTGTTGCTGACTTCATCATTGGTAACTTGCTGTTGCTGACTTCATCATTGGCAAATTACTATTGCTGATTTCATCATTGGTAACTTACTGTTGCTGATTAAATCATTGGTAACTTACTGTTGCTGACTTCATCATTGGTAACTTGCTGTTGCTGACTTCATCATTGGCAAATTACTATTGCTGATTTCATCATTGGTAACTTACTGTTGCTGATTTCATCATTGGTAACTTACTGTTGCTGACTTCTTCTTTGGTAACTTACTGTTGCTGACTTCTTCTTTGGTAACTTACTGTTGGTGACTTCTTAATTGGTAAATTACTGTTGCTGACTCTATCATTGGTAACTTACTGTTGCTAACTTCTTCTTTGGTAACTTACTGATGCTGACTTCTTCTTTGGTAACTTACTGTTGCTAACTTCTCTTCTTGGTTAATTACTTTTGCTGACTTCTTCATTGGTTACGTGCCATATCTGACTTCTTCATTGGTATTCAGCCATTGCTGACTTCATCATAGGTACCCTACTGTTGCTGACTTCATCATTGGTAATTTATTGTTGCCGACCTCTTCACTGGTAACTTGCCATTGCTGACTTTATCATTGGTAACTTACCATTGCTTACTTCTTCTTTTGTTTACTTATTATTGCTGATTTCTTCTTTGATAATTATTCAGTGGGAATAAGAGTAAATATGTTTGCATATATTTGTTACTGCATTTACAGACAATGCAAACAAATAATACATAAGTCTTACATGGCCTTCGTCACAAACAAgacaaaaatcaaaaccaagcatttattttatataatatggcatttcaacaaatgtatataatattaaatgatgtctatacaataacaaaaagacagaatCCATAGATCtaggtaataaaaaaaaaaaatgtttttcttcttgATATCATTGTTCCAAAAAATTACTATTAAATGTTTGCCGACATTTTAGTACAGATGTATTCTAGggtattttttatgttaactgTTAACACAGTCTATACATATCTGTacttcatatttaaatttttacctGGGGaattatattcaaatgaaaatacatgaatatccaacatacatgacataataAAGGCTATCTGTTCCAAACagttgaataaatatttataaaaataatttacctGTTAAATTCAATCAATGAAAGCCATATTGATTAAGATACCAGACACTTCTGCCAAATAAGATTAAATAGTCAAAAACAAGACATTTTCAAGCTTCATGAAAAACACTTGGCAGGGTTTAATTTTTTTGCTATCatattttcagttttgttttttctctttgaaACAATATTATTGTTTCCAATTTTTCACTTTTGTTAATGTCATTGGTACATAATGGGGAAAAAAAGTTTATGATTGAAACAATAATTTTCAAGGAGAACTATAATTCCTCAAATGATTCTGAAAATTGATAATACAagtacaaaaatgaaatttaacatCTAATCAGTTATATATTGATGCCTAAATTAAAGATTACATGAAACTttcctaaataaataaataaaacaaggaTATCTGTCCATTGGACACCATTCCTTGCCAAAAAGTAAGCAAGTTTGTAATATAACCACAACTTCATTGTGAACTACCCTAAACCACAACTTTAACCACAATAGGGACTAGCAGAGTAATGTACAAATCAGGAATTATCTTAAATTCAATATTTCTGTCCATTGATTATTTTTCAAGGAAATGCCCTTCATTGTTTAAAACTAATTAACACTCCAAATACTTGTTTTACTGGTTGTAGTAGCATTTAATTGTAGTATATTTTATGTCGAGtggttattattttattgtagaAATTAAGTTACATGTCAAAACTTGGTAGAACAACGTAAGAAATGACTTTATTATGCTAAGCTAACTTCATAACATAAATACAGACCATACAGCAAAtcatattcaaatttcaaatacttttaaaactattttaggATTACAACAAAACTTGTCAAGATGATTAGACCACCTTGATCTATTAAATCACAAACCATGTTGCCAGCAAACAaaattttcactatttataGGCCAAGTGTTTGAGGATTACAACCTAACCTCTTTGAATGACCCCCTAAATGTAAGAACTTTAGTTGCCCCAATTAAGATTATCAATTTCATTCTTCTTATAAACTATGTGACCTTATCCCTTGactaacatttataaaaatcagaaaGGGTCCTTCCTTCACTCAGTTTGGTGAAGTTTAGACATATGGTTCAAAATGTATCCATCCAGAGACAGCCTGCTTTGATCTAAACTTTTACAAAGCAgcctttttcattaaattgggcatcataaaacaaaaagtatcaaTTGAACATGatgtgaaaaaatatcaacCACTTTTAGTCTATCAATAGCATATGACCTTCAGAAAAGTGATATAAAGCTCAATTAACATCTCCTTCATTCTGTGAGTCattatcaaacaaaagtttttaaaggttcaaaatattttgtgccAACCTGAAATGTTGACATCTGGACGCCATTGATCatattataaatagatataggaaaatgtgttATGactatgagtgccaatgagacaactattaaagtcacaatttataaaaataaaacattataggtcaaggtatgttcttcaacacagagcctagTTAATGTCTCAAACCATTTAAAAATACTGACACTGGCTAAACCTGCATATAATGTCAAGAagaaataactatttaaaagacaaaaggAAATATCAAGTTTCCTTAAGAAAATGTTCCACCATAAAGTTAAATTCTCTGTGGTATCTTATGTGTAGGTTGTGCTTTCCTTCTGGCATGATGTAAAGTCTgtaaaatgtaagaaaaaaagatgaaatcaTTACTCGAATAATTGCATTTCCTACGACAgggcaaatttaaataaataaattaaaggtTGATTCTTTTAAATCTACAACAAATGTATGACTCTTTGACCAACACAAATATTGATGTTGCAACAGCAGTTTTTCACCTGTATTTGACAATAACATGTCTATTGAGGTTTCTGTGCATCTAAAGATAATGAGCTGCTTAGATAGCTATACATAAGAAATAACTGGTTTATATAACATTACCTTGACTCTGGGATTTTGTTGTATATAACATTACCTTGACCCTAGGATGTTGTTGTATATAATATTACCTTGACCCTGGGATTTTGTGGTATATAACATTACCATGACCCTAGGATGTTGTGGTATATAATATTACCTTGACCCTGGTATGTTGTGGTATATAACATTACCTTGACCCTGGGATGTTGTGGTATATAACATAACCATGACCCTGGGATATTGTGGTATATTACATTACCTTGACCCTGGGATTTTGTGGTATACAACATTACCTTGACCCTGGTATGTTGGGTATATAACATTACCTTGACCCTAGGATATTGTGGTATATAACATTACCTTTGTCCCTGGGATGTTGTGGTATATAACATTACCTTGACCCTGGGATGTTGTGGTATATAACATTACCTTGACCATGGGATGTTGTGGTACATAACATTACCTTGACCCTGGTATGTTGTGGTGAAGATAATCTGGATGTTCTAATCCTACCAAAGGATCCTTTAAACCATGAATAATTAATGTCTTACATTTGATATTCTTCAAATCATCTTTACAAATATCtcctttaaaaaacaataactatattacatgtatgttatctTGATTTGCTAACAACAATCTCATAAAATTCTGAAATGTACctacatttcaaaatgaattgtAACATTTGATGACAAGAGCTTGAAGTACAGaataaaaagcacaaaaaaaaaaacttgatagaAGGGCATGTTTGCATGATCctagtacaaaaatgtaataataataatattaatggtaccaatttttctgcatcaaatgcgcattttgacaataaatgtctcttcagtgatgctggaggtcaaaatatttgaaaatctaaagCTTATAAGAAAAGATGAAGAGTACAGAATGCttcttttagtaattttatagaatttaaaagAGTTGAATgtgtgcacatttttagaatgaagtgCTTCTGAGCATCATATAAAATGTGCTTGGGTCAATGCTTTTACATCccattaaatttacaaaaagaagcattcaattcttattaaacaaaacattaaattcCTAACCTGAAAATTCCTCAGCTGTTTCTCATATCTTAATATTTGAGTGCATGCTTCTGCTGATATTAAGATTGGAtttatttaaatagaataaTATTTCCAGCAATACTTAAGATCAATAGGTTCAGTGAAAAGTACTTCCTTTTGAGgtgaatcatttaaaaaatacagtAGATGATCGTTAATTTGCaggaataaaaaaacaagaactaGATACATTAGGGTTCATTCTGTCCtagtttgattaaaatattaattaatccAGTGTTTTCAGaggaattttttttacaagtttttgACAACAACAATGCACAATATCAATTTGACTGGGTGAGCTTAAAATAGGACATTAGCAATAGAAGTTGATCAGTAGatgaattcattattttattgtaaaagcTACATGCAGTAAAGCTTTCAACTATTTTATGGGCTGTAAATAAGTCATTAGCAGACTGTTGATAGTtaattaaaagatattgaaaGAGACAATAATCCAACttgaacaaaaaattatttaatattttacaccATATGCAAAAATGTAACTTATAAATCATTGTAAGCCCTACCATTCCttttggtaaaatatttgtcataagcCTCTACCCATTCTTCCCATGTCTTCTGGAAATATTCTTCGCCATACAAAGTCATAAATGGTGACCTCATCTTCTCACTCCATTTCCAAATGTCTTTTAACCCTAAAATTACAAATGCATATaagtaaattaacttatttccATCTTATTGTGACAGTTTATGCATTACCAGGTACGTGCAAGAGTCTAACATTGAAAGGTGCAACACAAAactctttcttttatttttatttcatattaagttcatgtatgtaaatatatttgaatgaaagataatgaaacatttaaaaaaaaaaatgcataacatAAGGTTGACATTTAGAGATTAACGTTTAAAATAGATCTAGATCAATGAGAGAGTACTCTAATGACACAAAATTACCGAAAGATATATGAGATCAATGCATgatcttcaacaataaacaagtATCTACACTGTATTTACTATACTGCTCTATTTCTAGACAATTTGTGAGAAAAAAACCACAAAGAGTACTAGAGATTTGTTATCAACACCATACTCCTTATAGGGGTGTCTCATTTTTGAGGGAGGGGTGGGTCTAATCTTGGATCCCATTATGTTTTGTAAGAATCTTGTTTCCCACTTATCATTGTTTCATAGCTCTTGTAATTTCATTAGTCCCCCACGACTTTGTTTCCCATTTATAAGCAGAATTATGGGACTAAAAATCTGCCAATCCCCCACCAGggttagaccccaatgagacccacctATTATTATATCAGTATCAAAGATGGCAAAACCCtgaaacaaaattgtatttaagaATACTAGCAGGAACTGAAGCAAGCTCAAAGtattgtaaattaagaaattaatgCGTGTATTTAAAATAgggattttgtcattttagactaaaatgcaattttaatttttgcgatatcgagaaatattcattttaaaaatttcaaaatgcgagtttaaatcaTATTGCAATAATAactctgtcacatttttctcaataataaaaacatcacaatattttctgaatttacagtattctgTTTATATAGATGATTAGCCTTTTCAACACTCTAATACTGATGCTTCTTAAGGAAACAAGAAGGTTTATCATCAAAACATAGTGGAAACAAATAatggttattattttattatctgaaTCGAGAATGGCATTAACTTTCCTAATTTCAGTGCATGCAACACTCAACATGAGTGTAGATTATTGCGttgcattttgtattttgattgtaAGCTTAACTAAGGCGTTAAAGATAGAACTACATCTGCCATTATAAGTTTCTATTCAAACAACATAAAAGTATCACAACAACGCGACTTCACAAAGATAGCGGCCGTACCGCAAAAAGGTACATTAATATTAGCACAATTCTTTACAATGAGTTACAAATGAAATTACACTTTTTCTATATCAAACCTCGATAAGCTTCCATATCTTTCTCTGTAACATATGCATTACCACCCCAGATAACAAGTTTATTAACAATGTCAGGATGTCGAGCAGCCATGATCATTCCTGTTATACCTCCATCACTCCATCCCAGTATTGAAAGCTTATGAATGTTtagtttctataaaaaaaaaaaggtaaatctAATAACATGTCTTCCTATTTGCAATTAATTATCTCAAATAAATTCTTCTTTAGTGATTCTGTATTGCTATGACAAATAAGAGTGGAAACCAGCAAAACTTGTGAGTACATATTCCTCATATGATCTTATATGCTAAGTGTGCATTGTATCATCATTGTTAAATCATATCttaatgtataatttattgatttttatctatttttaatcaaa
This is a stretch of genomic DNA from Mytilus trossulus isolate FHL-02 chromosome 6, PNRI_Mtr1.1.1.hap1, whole genome shotgun sequence. It encodes these proteins:
- the LOC134721362 gene encoding valacyclovir hydrolase-like, whose amino-acid sequence is MQRTGGFFFKKCIDRINTQLLVSKAKPASIVSSRTHIKSNTDPRYFTLVQHAKSRFLDEQRRSGILSHKIEVNRARLHFETTGDGPNIILLLPGALGSSRTDFEKQLTDFNKSDYTLIAFDPRGYGKSIPPNRTWPLEFLQRDADDAFELIRKLNIHKLSILGWSDGGITGMIMAARHPDIVNKLVIWGGNAYVTEKDMEAYRGLKDIWKWSEKMRSPFMTLYGEEYFQKTWEEWVEAYDKYFTKRNGDICKDDLKNIKCKTLIIHGLKDPLVGLEHPDYLHHNIPGSRLYIMPEGKHNLHIRYHREFNFMVEHFLKET